A genomic segment from Tessaracoccus defluvii encodes:
- a CDS encoding carbohydrate kinase family protein — MEHDHLDEGRCATCWTWDPLAATRTDDDPPLDVMTTGQLFFDLIFAGLPRLPLPGEELYSTGMGSCPGGIANMATAAARLGLRTGLAAGFGDDAYADWMWSVLSRDENIDLSASRRFDNFHSAITVSMAFSGDRAMVTHAHDLPEPMDDALISAPGSRAATIDLKRVVPSWRTLRDRGTLLFADLGFDETGKWDTADLAPLQYCHAFTPNAVEAMAYTRTSRPTDAVRKLAGMVPLAVVTDGVGGSFAIDNTTGEEAYCPAVAVEAIDATGAGDVFAASMILGTLASWPLDVRLRFASLSASLAVRQFGGSLAAPGWGDIADWWRDVSGRSEAGDLQAAYIARDYGFLGDLIPRHAVHGVRRAEGTFAVASHLD, encoded by the coding sequence ATGGAACACGATCACCTCGATGAGGGTCGGTGCGCCACCTGCTGGACATGGGATCCGTTGGCGGCGACCCGCACAGACGACGATCCCCCGCTCGACGTGATGACGACGGGTCAGCTGTTCTTCGACCTCATCTTCGCGGGACTGCCACGGCTCCCCCTCCCCGGTGAGGAGCTGTACAGCACGGGCATGGGGTCGTGCCCCGGCGGCATCGCCAACATGGCGACGGCCGCGGCGCGGCTCGGGCTGCGGACGGGCCTTGCGGCCGGCTTCGGCGACGACGCCTACGCCGACTGGATGTGGTCGGTCCTGTCGAGGGACGAGAACATCGACCTCAGCGCTTCGCGCCGGTTCGACAACTTCCACTCGGCCATCACTGTGTCGATGGCCTTCAGTGGCGACAGGGCCATGGTCACGCACGCCCATGACCTCCCCGAGCCGATGGACGACGCGCTCATCAGCGCGCCGGGCTCCCGTGCCGCGACGATCGATCTGAAACGGGTCGTCCCCTCGTGGCGCACCCTGCGCGACCGCGGGACGCTGCTGTTCGCCGACCTCGGCTTCGACGAGACGGGCAAGTGGGACACCGCCGACCTCGCTCCGCTCCAGTACTGCCATGCCTTCACCCCGAACGCGGTCGAGGCGATGGCCTACACGCGCACCTCACGGCCCACCGACGCCGTGCGCAAGCTCGCGGGCATGGTTCCGCTCGCCGTCGTCACCGATGGCGTCGGCGGCTCCTTCGCGATCGACAACACCACCGGCGAGGAGGCGTACTGTCCCGCCGTCGCCGTCGAGGCGATCGATGCGACGGGTGCGGGGGACGTGTTCGCGGCGTCGATGATCCTCGGCACGCTCGCCTCCTGGCCGCTGGACGTGCGGCTCCGGTTCGCGTCGCTGAGCGCCTCGCTCGCCGTCCGCCAGTTCGGCGGCTCGCTCGCCGCCCCGGGCTGGGGCGACATCGCCGACTGGTGGCGTGACGTGTCCGGCCGCTCCGAGGCGGGGGACCTCCAGGCCGCCTACATCGCGCGCGACTACGGCTTCCTCGGCGACCTGATCCCGCGCCATGCCGTGCACGGCGTCCGCCGCGCCGAGGGGACCTTCGCGGTGGCCTCGCACCTGGACTGA
- the sucD gene encoding succinate--CoA ligase subunit alpha, translating to MSIYINASSRVLVQGMTGREGRKHTQRMIMSGTRVVGGVTPGRSGESVLFEEDPVPVFGSMVEAVAATQADVSVVFVPPKFAKAAVLEAIEAEIGLCVIITEGIPVHDSIEFHAAARESGTRIIGPNCPGLISPGKSNVGIIPAHISGPGRIGLVSKSGTLTYQMMYELRDHGFSTAVGIGGDPVVGTRHIDVLQAFEEDPDTDIIVMIGEIGGDAEERAAEYIAQHITKPVVGYVAGFTAPPGRTMGHAGAIITGSAGTAAAKKLALEAAGVLVGETPSLTAQLARDAIARLRGSR from the coding sequence ATGTCGATCTACATCAACGCGTCCTCCCGTGTCCTCGTGCAGGGCATGACCGGCCGTGAGGGCCGCAAGCACACGCAGCGCATGATCATGTCCGGCACCCGCGTCGTCGGTGGCGTCACACCCGGCCGGTCCGGGGAGTCCGTCCTGTTCGAGGAAGATCCGGTGCCGGTGTTCGGCTCGATGGTCGAGGCCGTCGCAGCCACCCAGGCCGATGTGTCCGTCGTGTTCGTGCCGCCGAAGTTCGCCAAGGCCGCGGTACTCGAGGCGATCGAGGCCGAGATCGGTCTGTGCGTCATCATCACCGAGGGTATCCCGGTGCACGATTCCATCGAGTTCCACGCCGCGGCGCGCGAGTCCGGCACCCGCATCATCGGCCCCAACTGCCCCGGCCTCATCTCCCCGGGGAAGTCGAACGTCGGCATCATCCCCGCCCACATCTCCGGCCCCGGCCGCATCGGGCTGGTGTCGAAGTCGGGGACGCTGACCTACCAGATGATGTACGAGCTGCGGGACCACGGCTTCTCCACTGCCGTCGGGATCGGTGGCGACCCGGTCGTCGGCACACGTCACATCGACGTGCTGCAGGCGTTCGAGGAGGACCCCGACACCGACATCATCGTGATGATCGGTGAGATCGGCGGCGACGCCGAGGAGCGGGCCGCGGAGTACATCGCGCAGCACATCACCAAGCCCGTCGTCGGGTACGTGGCCGGCTTCACCGCCCCGCCCGGCAGGACGATGGGCCACGCGGGTGCCATCATCACCGGGTCGGCCGGGACGGCGGCCGCGAAGAAGCTGGCGCTCGAGGCGGCCGGTGTGCTCGTGGGGGAGACCCCGTCGCTGACGGCGCAGCTGGCACGCGACGCGATCGCCCGTCTGCGGGGCAGCCGCTGA
- a CDS encoding M23 family metallopeptidase produces MNNTAQGSARRAAMVADDTVAEITATPTRARRGAHAAGFSRRLVALGLVSTLAVGSLFAFAFNSRGSESAGAEADNANLAIPAAAAEAAELGFADRSEAASRDAVRSSVSEAVGEANAAASRTAALGAANKSAQNAEAQRSAEERERLMDEDMELVAKQSEKLKKEAEEAQRRLEAARRAKAAAASSDAGASLSSEDIENLNSTGAMLPLKNARRGAYFGKTGSWSRYHTGQDFPAAVGTPIYAVTSGVVLSPTSGSWAGTNVVIRHSNGGATLYAHMSRRLVSPGETVKAGTLIGYVGETGRTFGPHLHFEYYKPGTTPGDVYSASDPMVFLRSLGVR; encoded by the coding sequence GTGAACAACACCGCACAGGGCAGCGCACGTCGCGCAGCCATGGTCGCCGACGACACCGTCGCCGAGATCACCGCCACCCCCACCCGTGCCCGTCGTGGAGCGCACGCCGCAGGCTTCAGCCGGCGCTTGGTGGCGCTGGGCCTCGTGAGCACGCTGGCGGTCGGATCCCTGTTCGCATTTGCCTTCAACTCCCGTGGTTCGGAGTCTGCCGGCGCCGAGGCCGACAACGCCAACCTCGCGATTCCCGCCGCCGCGGCCGAGGCCGCCGAACTGGGCTTCGCTGACCGTTCCGAGGCCGCGAGCCGCGACGCCGTCCGCTCCAGCGTGAGCGAGGCCGTCGGTGAGGCCAACGCAGCCGCCAGCCGCACCGCCGCCCTCGGCGCCGCCAACAAGTCCGCTCAGAACGCCGAGGCGCAGCGCAGCGCCGAGGAGCGCGAGCGGCTGATGGACGAGGACATGGAACTCGTCGCCAAGCAGAGCGAGAAGCTGAAGAAGGAGGCAGAGGAGGCCCAGCGCCGCCTCGAGGCCGCCCGGCGGGCCAAGGCCGCCGCGGCCAGCTCCGATGCGGGCGCGTCGCTGTCGTCCGAGGACATCGAGAACCTCAACAGCACCGGAGCGATGCTTCCGCTGAAGAACGCCCGTCGCGGTGCCTACTTCGGCAAGACCGGCTCCTGGTCCCGCTACCACACCGGCCAGGACTTCCCGGCCGCGGTCGGCACCCCGATCTACGCGGTCACCTCCGGCGTCGTGCTGAGCCCCACCTCCGGCAGCTGGGCCGGCACCAACGTCGTCATCCGCCACTCCAACGGCGGAGCCACCCTGTACGCGCACATGAGCCGCCGGCTCGTCTCGCCTGGCGAGACCGTCAAGGCCGGCACCCTCATCGGCTACGTCGGTGAGACCGGCCGCACCTTCGGCCCCCACCTGCACTTCGAGTACTACAAGCCGGGCACCACCCCGGGCGACGTCTACAGCGCGTCGGACCCGATGGTCTTCCTGCGCTCGCTCGGGGTCCGCTGA
- a CDS encoding DUF3017 domain-containing protein, whose amino-acid sequence MADRPDKPVDWYPDRPGPLLVSLALVGVGAALAAVGQWRAGAIVIAGALLVAAVFRLVLPRRHAGLLVVRRRWLDVLVLGALGVGTFVLALVVPPGR is encoded by the coding sequence ATGGCTGACAGGCCGGACAAGCCGGTCGACTGGTACCCCGATCGCCCAGGGCCGCTGCTGGTGAGCCTCGCGCTCGTCGGGGTGGGTGCGGCGCTCGCCGCGGTCGGCCAGTGGCGGGCCGGGGCCATCGTGATCGCCGGCGCGCTGCTGGTGGCGGCCGTCTTCCGGCTCGTCCTGCCCAGGCGGCACGCCGGCCTGCTGGTGGTGCGGCGCCGCTGGCTCGACGTGCTGGTCCTCGGCGCGCTCGGCGTGGGCACCTTCGTCCTGGCCCTGGTGGTGCCGCCGGGCCGCTAG
- the purH gene encoding bifunctional phosphoribosylaminoimidazolecarboxamide formyltransferase/IMP cyclohydrolase, with translation MTDLIPLRRALVSAYDKTGLLELGRDLAAAGVEIVSTGSTASKLAAAGVPVVPVEDVTGFPECLDGRVKTLHPKVHAGILADRRLESHRAQLEELDVAPFDLVITNLYPFEATVASGASQDECVEQIDIGGPTMVRAAAKNHPSVAVITSADQYPALRAALAAGGFTLQQRKELAAAAFVHTATYDVAVASWMGNVLTDSSAGTGFPTWVGGTWQKVADLRYGENSHQGAAVYRSNGRDAGLAGATQLHGKEMSYNNYVDADAARRAAYDFSGPAVAIIKHANPCGIAVGADIAEAHSRAHACDPVSAFGGVIAANRPVSVAMAEQVAEVFTEVIVAPGYEDGAVQVLQRKKNIRILVAPDAANAGVSLRQIDGGMLLQQSDAIDADGDDPANWTLAAGDAVDESTLADLGFAWRAVRAVKSNAILLAHDGASVGVGMGQVNRVDSCHLAVDRAGDRAKGSVAASDAFFPFADGPQVLLDAGVRAIVQPGGSVRDQEVIDAVAAAGITMYFTGTRHFFH, from the coding sequence GTGACCGATCTGATCCCGCTGCGCCGCGCGCTGGTCTCCGCCTACGACAAGACCGGCCTCCTCGAACTGGGCCGCGACCTCGCAGCGGCCGGCGTCGAGATCGTCTCCACCGGCTCCACCGCGTCGAAGCTCGCAGCGGCGGGCGTTCCCGTCGTGCCCGTCGAGGACGTCACCGGATTCCCGGAGTGCCTCGACGGTCGCGTCAAGACCCTGCACCCGAAGGTGCACGCCGGCATCCTCGCGGACCGCCGCCTCGAGAGCCACCGCGCCCAGCTGGAGGAGCTCGACGTCGCCCCCTTCGACCTGGTCATCACCAACCTGTACCCCTTCGAGGCCACCGTCGCCTCCGGCGCCTCGCAGGACGAGTGCGTCGAGCAGATCGACATCGGCGGCCCCACCATGGTCCGCGCCGCGGCCAAGAACCATCCCTCGGTCGCCGTCATCACGTCGGCCGACCAGTACCCGGCGCTGCGTGCGGCGCTCGCCGCGGGCGGTTTCACGCTGCAGCAGCGCAAGGAACTCGCCGCCGCCGCCTTCGTGCACACGGCCACCTACGACGTCGCCGTGGCCAGCTGGATGGGCAACGTGCTCACCGACTCGTCGGCCGGCACCGGCTTCCCCACCTGGGTCGGCGGGACCTGGCAGAAGGTGGCCGACCTCCGCTACGGCGAGAACTCCCACCAGGGTGCGGCCGTGTACCGCAGCAACGGGCGCGACGCGGGCCTCGCGGGCGCCACCCAGCTGCACGGCAAGGAGATGAGCTACAACAACTACGTCGACGCCGACGCGGCTCGCCGCGCGGCCTACGACTTCTCCGGTCCGGCCGTCGCCATCATCAAGCACGCCAACCCGTGCGGCATCGCCGTCGGCGCCGACATCGCGGAGGCGCACAGCAGGGCCCACGCCTGCGACCCGGTCTCCGCCTTCGGTGGTGTGATCGCGGCCAACCGGCCCGTCTCCGTGGCCATGGCCGAGCAGGTCGCCGAGGTGTTCACCGAGGTCATCGTCGCTCCCGGCTACGAGGACGGCGCCGTGCAGGTGCTCCAGCGCAAGAAGAACATCCGCATCCTGGTCGCGCCCGACGCCGCCAACGCGGGCGTCTCGCTGCGTCAGATCGACGGCGGCATGCTGCTGCAGCAGAGCGACGCGATCGACGCCGACGGTGACGATCCCGCGAACTGGACGCTCGCCGCCGGCGACGCCGTCGACGAGTCGACGCTGGCCGACCTGGGGTTCGCCTGGCGTGCCGTGCGCGCCGTCAAGTCCAACGCCATCCTGCTGGCCCACGACGGCGCCTCCGTCGGCGTCGGCATGGGCCAGGTCAACCGGGTCGACTCCTGCCATCTCGCCGTCGACCGGGCGGGCGACCGTGCGAAGGGGTCCGTGGCCGCCTCCGACGCCTTCTTCCCGTTCGCCGACGGCCCGCAGGTGTTGCTCGACGCGGGCGTCCGCGCCATCGTCCAGCCGGGCGGGTCGGTGCGTGACCAGGAGGTCATCGACGCCGTCGCGGCCGCGGGGATCACGATGTACTTCACCGGCACCCGTCACTTCTTCCACTGA
- the sucC gene encoding ADP-forming succinate--CoA ligase subunit beta codes for MDLLEYQARDLFEQFGVPVLPGRIATTPEEAVDAYAALGTDLAVIKAQVRTGGRGKAGGVKLARGADAVRATAGEILGLDIKGHIVETVMLSPGADIADEFYFSILLDRAAGGFIAMCSIEGGMDIETLAVERPEALIKVDLDPIDGITGAVAADIVTKAGFPADAHAAVGEVLTQLWRVFKESDATLVEVNPLVRTGDGRIIALDGKVTLDTNADYRHEEWDSYANTTGDTELERQARELDLNYVKLDGSVGVIGNGAGLVMSTLDVVAAAGAELPGSPRPANFLDIGGGASAAVMANGLRIIMSDPQVRSVFVNVFGGITACSDVANGIVNALEILGDEARLPIVVRLDGNSVEVGKAILAEAAHPLITVKNTMDEAARTAARLAAEGN; via the coding sequence GTGGACCTACTGGAGTATCAGGCGCGTGACCTCTTCGAGCAGTTCGGGGTGCCCGTACTGCCCGGCCGGATCGCCACCACCCCCGAGGAGGCCGTCGACGCGTACGCGGCCCTGGGAACGGACCTGGCCGTCATCAAGGCCCAGGTCCGCACAGGCGGCCGCGGCAAGGCAGGCGGCGTGAAGCTCGCCCGCGGCGCCGACGCCGTCCGGGCGACGGCAGGCGAGATCCTCGGGCTCGACATCAAGGGCCACATCGTCGAGACCGTGATGCTCAGCCCCGGGGCAGACATCGCCGACGAGTTCTACTTCTCGATCCTCCTCGATCGCGCTGCCGGCGGTTTCATCGCCATGTGCAGCATCGAGGGCGGCATGGACATTGAGACCCTGGCCGTGGAGCGGCCCGAGGCGCTCATCAAGGTCGACCTCGACCCCATCGACGGCATCACCGGCGCGGTGGCCGCGGACATCGTGACGAAGGCGGGCTTCCCTGCCGATGCGCACGCCGCGGTCGGCGAGGTGCTGACCCAGCTGTGGCGCGTGTTCAAGGAGTCCGACGCGACGCTCGTCGAGGTGAACCCGCTCGTCCGCACGGGCGACGGGCGCATCATCGCGCTCGACGGGAAGGTCACGCTCGACACCAACGCCGACTACCGGCACGAGGAATGGGACTCGTACGCGAACACCACCGGCGACACCGAGCTCGAGCGCCAGGCCCGCGAACTCGACCTCAACTACGTGAAGCTCGACGGCAGCGTCGGCGTCATCGGCAACGGGGCAGGGCTCGTGATGAGCACCCTCGACGTCGTGGCGGCCGCGGGTGCGGAGCTGCCGGGATCCCCCCGCCCCGCCAACTTCCTGGACATCGGCGGAGGCGCCTCCGCAGCGGTCATGGCCAACGGGCTGCGCATCATCATGAGCGACCCGCAGGTGAGGTCGGTCTTCGTCAATGTGTTCGGGGGCATCACCGCGTGCAGCGACGTGGCCAACGGCATCGTCAACGCCCTCGAGATACTGGGCGACGAGGCCCGGCTCCCGATCGTGGTCCGCCTCGACGGCAACTCCGTCGAGGTCGGCAAGGCGATCCTCGCCGAGGCGGCCCACCCGCTGATCACCGTCAAGAACACGATGGACGAGGCCGCCCGAACCGCGGCCCGCCTGGCTGCTGAAGGGAACTGA
- a CDS encoding cell division protein PerM, giving the protein MSIVPLGLTLLLVFVALPVASFAARQAAHQDTEPDDTGRVWVDGEPLVLRVAGVFGGSYVAGVIALGLTTGTLTLQLIAGAVAVGGIAGLLGASRGVDFDPTRAWPRWLRAVPRAMGAALLTVLAGSAALVAIAAWGGRERIATIVDSLDGGVAGLVLLAALHIAYLPNLVLAAASWALGAGITLGDGSSVTVTATDVGLLPAIPAMGLVPEPGLASPALLWWLLLGVVAGAIAAVAVALARPRARFDETSLVGGLAGVAAGLLTAVACLLAAGGLGSDRLAHIGAKVEILIFAPTILGLSGMAVGLAIGLIRRPPRPVVAGGAEKDADSGDDPETLPDGSGAGAPTA; this is encoded by the coding sequence GTGAGCATCGTGCCGCTGGGCCTGACGCTGCTGCTGGTGTTCGTCGCGCTGCCCGTCGCCTCGTTCGCCGCGCGGCAGGCGGCGCACCAGGACACGGAGCCCGACGACACGGGAAGGGTCTGGGTCGACGGCGAGCCCCTCGTCCTGCGCGTGGCGGGCGTCTTCGGCGGCAGCTACGTGGCCGGCGTCATCGCTCTGGGCCTGACCACCGGCACACTGACCCTCCAGCTCATCGCCGGCGCCGTGGCCGTGGGCGGCATCGCCGGGCTCCTCGGAGCCAGCCGCGGCGTCGACTTCGATCCCACCCGGGCCTGGCCCCGTTGGCTCCGCGCCGTCCCGCGTGCCATGGGTGCCGCGCTGCTGACGGTGCTGGCAGGCTCTGCGGCGCTGGTCGCCATCGCGGCCTGGGGCGGACGGGAACGGATCGCCACGATCGTCGACTCCCTCGACGGCGGCGTCGCCGGGCTCGTCCTGCTCGCCGCGCTGCACATCGCCTACCTGCCCAACCTCGTCCTCGCCGCAGCGTCGTGGGCGTTGGGCGCTGGCATCACGCTGGGTGACGGGTCGTCGGTGACGGTGACCGCCACCGACGTCGGCCTCCTGCCCGCCATCCCCGCCATGGGGCTGGTCCCGGAACCGGGTCTGGCGTCGCCCGCACTGCTGTGGTGGCTCCTGCTCGGCGTGGTCGCAGGCGCGATCGCCGCGGTCGCCGTGGCATTGGCCCGGCCGCGCGCCCGGTTCGACGAGACATCGCTCGTCGGTGGCCTGGCCGGCGTGGCCGCCGGCCTCCTCACCGCCGTCGCGTGCCTGCTCGCGGCAGGCGGGTTGGGCAGCGACCGCCTCGCGCACATCGGAGCGAAGGTCGAGATCCTCATCTTCGCCCCGACCATCCTCGGGCTGTCCGGCATGGCGGTCGGGCTCGCCATCGGGCTGATCCGCCGGCCGCCCCGCCCCGTCGTCGCTGGTGGTGCGGAGAAGGATGCCGACTCCGGCGACGACCCGGAGACGCTCCCGGACGGGAGCGGGGCCGGGGCGCCGACGGCGTAG
- the pcrA gene encoding DNA helicase PcrA, producing the protein MSDSLFPDLFAAFQPDTPSASTPRTDPRDGGGHRRKVSEEELLEGLNPPQRQAVVHRGAPVLVVAGAGSGKTRVLTRRIAHLVSQRDVHPGSILAITFTNKAAAEMRQRVIDLVGNRAKLMWVSTFHSACVRILRADIDRLGISKNFSIYDDADAKRLMSMVCRDLEIDPKRYPVRAVMNAVSNFKNELVDFETASGDAATPPQKTYAEAYSEYQRRLGAANALDFDDLIMTAVILMRAFPDVREKYRRRFRHVLVDEYQDTNHAQYALVRELCAAAPADGVVEGSPTVEPAELMVVGDSDQSIYAFRGATIRNILDFEKDFPGAETVVLDQNYRSTQNVLTAANAVISRNKGRRDKQLWSDLGEGDLITGWVADTEQDEAQFIASEIDALQDRGDSTYGDTAVFYRTNAQSRAFEEVFIRVGLPYKVVGGVRFYERREIRDAIAYLRAIVNPADDVSVRRILNVPKRGIGDRAEAAVSLLAQSERITFFEALERASEASLATRSHKQIQGFVDVMTMHRVMVAQGKPADEVLASILKESGYLPELEASTDPQDITRIENLVELVSVAAEFVAAANAVDLDAEGNESGLAAGMPEPDDSLAAFLERIALVADSDQVPDHEDGKGVVTLMTLHTAKGLEFDTVFLTGLEEGMFPHMRAMTDQAELEEERRLAYVGITRARKRLYLSRSQVRVTFGAPAYNPPSRFLDEIPQHVLDWRRTGAATTTWASSAATRNRSTSASLQSFGKGSAPARPMVALTIGDRVLHATFGMGSVLAVHGHGDATKVDVDFGSAGSKRLSLRHAPMEKL; encoded by the coding sequence ATGAGCGACTCCCTGTTCCCTGATCTCTTCGCCGCCTTCCAGCCGGACACGCCCTCCGCGTCGACCCCGCGGACAGACCCGCGGGACGGCGGGGGACACCGTCGAAAGGTCTCGGAGGAGGAACTGCTCGAGGGGCTCAACCCGCCCCAGCGGCAGGCCGTCGTGCACCGTGGCGCACCCGTCCTGGTGGTGGCGGGCGCAGGCTCCGGCAAGACGCGGGTGCTGACGAGACGCATCGCCCACCTCGTCTCGCAGCGGGACGTGCATCCCGGGTCGATCCTCGCGATCACCTTCACCAACAAGGCGGCGGCGGAGATGCGCCAGCGGGTCATCGACCTGGTCGGCAACCGCGCCAAGCTGATGTGGGTCTCCACCTTCCACTCGGCGTGCGTGCGCATCCTGCGCGCCGACATCGACCGGCTGGGGATCTCCAAGAACTTCTCCATCTACGACGACGCCGACGCCAAGCGCCTCATGTCGATGGTGTGCCGCGACCTGGAGATCGACCCGAAGCGGTACCCGGTGCGGGCGGTGATGAACGCCGTCAGCAACTTCAAGAACGAACTCGTCGACTTCGAGACCGCTTCAGGCGACGCCGCGACGCCGCCGCAGAAGACGTACGCAGAGGCCTACTCCGAGTACCAGCGTCGCCTGGGGGCCGCGAACGCGCTGGACTTCGACGACCTCATCATGACCGCCGTCATCCTGATGCGGGCCTTCCCCGACGTGCGGGAGAAGTACCGCCGCCGCTTCCGCCACGTGCTGGTCGACGAGTACCAGGACACCAACCACGCGCAGTACGCGCTGGTGCGTGAGCTGTGCGCCGCGGCACCGGCGGACGGTGTCGTCGAGGGCTCGCCGACGGTGGAGCCCGCCGAGCTGATGGTCGTGGGCGACTCCGACCAGTCCATCTACGCCTTCCGCGGTGCCACCATCCGCAACATCCTCGACTTCGAGAAGGACTTCCCGGGCGCGGAGACGGTCGTGCTCGACCAGAACTACCGCTCGACCCAGAACGTGCTGACGGCCGCGAACGCCGTCATCTCCCGGAACAAGGGGCGCCGCGACAAGCAGCTGTGGTCCGACCTCGGCGAGGGCGACCTGATCACGGGCTGGGTGGCCGACACCGAGCAGGACGAGGCGCAGTTCATCGCCAGCGAGATCGACGCACTGCAGGACAGGGGCGACAGCACCTACGGCGACACCGCGGTGTTCTACCGCACGAACGCGCAGTCACGCGCGTTCGAGGAGGTCTTCATCCGCGTCGGCCTGCCCTACAAGGTCGTCGGCGGTGTCCGCTTCTACGAGCGGCGCGAGATCCGCGACGCCATCGCCTACCTGCGCGCCATCGTGAACCCCGCGGACGACGTGTCGGTGCGACGGATCCTGAACGTGCCGAAGCGTGGCATCGGCGACAGGGCGGAGGCGGCGGTCTCGCTGCTGGCCCAGTCGGAGCGCATCACGTTCTTCGAGGCGCTCGAGCGCGCCTCGGAGGCCAGCCTGGCGACCCGTTCCCACAAGCAGATCCAGGGGTTCGTGGACGTTATGACCATGCACCGGGTGATGGTGGCCCAGGGCAAGCCTGCCGACGAGGTGCTGGCGTCGATCCTGAAGGAGTCCGGCTACCTTCCCGAACTCGAGGCCTCCACCGATCCGCAGGACATCACGCGCATCGAGAACCTGGTCGAGCTCGTGTCGGTGGCCGCGGAGTTCGTCGCTGCCGCCAACGCCGTCGACCTGGACGCCGAGGGCAACGAGTCCGGCCTCGCCGCCGGCATGCCTGAGCCCGACGACTCGCTGGCGGCGTTCCTCGAACGCATCGCGCTGGTCGCCGACTCCGACCAGGTGCCCGACCATGAGGACGGCAAGGGCGTCGTCACGCTCATGACGCTGCACACCGCGAAGGGCCTCGAGTTCGACACCGTGTTCCTGACCGGCCTCGAGGAGGGCATGTTCCCGCACATGCGGGCCATGACGGACCAGGCCGAACTGGAGGAGGAGCGGCGCCTGGCCTACGTGGGCATCACCCGCGCCAGGAAGCGCCTCTACCTCAGCCGTTCCCAGGTCAGGGTCACGTTCGGCGCCCCGGCGTACAACCCGCCGTCCCGGTTCCTCGACGAGATCCCGCAGCACGTCCTCGACTGGCGCCGCACCGGGGCCGCGACGACGACGTGGGCCAGCAGCGCCGCCACCCGCAACCGCTCGACGAGCGCCTCCTTGCAGAGTTTCGGCAAGGGGAGCGCACCGGCCCGCCCCATGGTGGCGCTCACCATCGGCGACAGGGTGCTGCACGCGACGTTCGGCATGGGCAGCGTCCTGGCCGTGCACGGCCACGGCGACGCCACCAAGGTCGACGTCGACTTCGGCTCGGCCGGCTCCAAGCGGCTGAGCCTCAGGCACGCCCCGATGGAGAAGCTCTGA